In Pseudomonadota bacterium, the sequence CCCAAAGTCTATTTGGCCACGATGACCCTTGGAATTACGACTGATACGCAGGATGCCACCGGCAAGGTACTGTCCTCAGAAGATGCCAGCCATATCACCGAGCAGGAGATTCGGGATATTTTGGCCGGTTTTCAGGGAGAACAACAGCAGACTCCCCCCATGTACTCTGCCAAGAAAAAAAACGGGATACCACTGTACAAATTAGCGAGAAACGGCATAACAACCGAAAGAAAACCAGTGACTTTGCAGATTTATTCCATAGATTTCTTCAAAAAAGAGGGCAATCAGGTCATATTCAGGGTAAAATGCTCCGCAGGAACGTATATCCGTACCCTGTGCCATGATATCGGCCAGGCTCTCGGTTGTGGGGCTCATATGTCCCAATTGGTCCGTGAACAGGTCGGCCAGTTTGATGTGCAATCCTCACTGACCATAGAGGAGTTGAGCCAGGCGCAGGACGACGGGACCCTGGCCCAAAAGCTGTTGGAAACAGAAACCGTTCTGGACTTTCTTCCTG encodes:
- the truB gene encoding tRNA pseudouridine(55) synthase TruB; this translates as MNNILNLYKPVGPSSFFMVQSVKRTLKVKKAGHIGTLDPKAEGVLPICLDRSTRLIQFLVSLPKVYLATMTLGITTDTQDATGKVLSSEDASHITEQEIRDILAGFQGEQQQTPPMYSAKKKNGIPLYKLARNGITTERKPVTLQIYSIDFFKKEGNQVIFRVKCSAGTYIRTLCHDIGQALGCGAHMSQLVREQVGQFDVQSSLTIEELSQAQDDGTLAQKLLETETVLDFLPEVKVIPDYVASITHGKPLTKIAVMETPEHFRPGMNLRVTGEDGRIAAIAEPMVDEEGFQKLEP